The following are encoded together in the Kribbella sp. CA-293567 genome:
- a CDS encoding type IV toxin-antitoxin system AbiEi family antitoxin domain-containing protein produces the protein MMRALDVLETLELLGSGRWGLVTTIQAAEAGVSKMQLSRLTDRGTLHRVRHGVYALPSAETGPLQGLHAAWLATGSQPAGNQPLTVVSGESAAAVHGLGDLLPSTYEFTTAVRRQTTQPDIRYRKRDLPDDDVIQVDGLPVTTAARTINDLATGSTDFDHLATVVRDAISIANVPPLALVRALEPAAERFGVPDGVALLSAALKATGYQPDLQNLELSPALRESVLQALAPQLKSAVSEAVAEQLRQLTTQKERTTKRRPPAGEIGQR, from the coding sequence ATGATGCGCGCACTCGACGTCTTGGAAACGTTGGAGCTGCTGGGTTCCGGCCGCTGGGGCCTGGTGACGACGATTCAGGCAGCTGAAGCCGGGGTGTCCAAGATGCAGCTGTCACGCCTCACCGACCGTGGCACCTTGCACCGGGTTCGTCACGGCGTCTACGCGCTCCCTTCAGCCGAGACCGGACCACTACAGGGCCTACATGCAGCCTGGCTCGCCACCGGCAGTCAGCCGGCCGGAAACCAGCCGCTGACCGTAGTGTCCGGCGAGTCCGCGGCAGCCGTGCACGGACTCGGAGACCTCCTACCCTCCACGTACGAGTTCACCACCGCAGTACGCCGGCAGACCACGCAGCCGGACATCCGATATCGCAAGCGCGATCTGCCGGACGATGACGTCATCCAAGTCGATGGGCTCCCCGTCACCACTGCCGCCCGCACCATCAACGACCTGGCCACTGGCAGTACTGACTTCGACCACCTCGCCACAGTAGTCCGCGACGCCATCAGCATCGCCAACGTCCCTCCCCTGGCCCTCGTCCGGGCACTCGAACCAGCAGCCGAACGATTCGGAGTTCCAGACGGCGTCGCCCTACTTTCCGCAGCGCTGAAAGCAACCGGATACCAACCTGACCTCCAAAACCTGGAGTTGTCCCCGGCGCTGCGCGAGAGCGTCCTGCAAGCTCTCGCGCCTCAACTCAAGAGCGCTGTCAGCGAAGCCGTGGCCGAGCAGCTCCGTCAACTGACGACGCAGAAGGAAAGAACCACGAAACGCCGTCCGCCCGCAGGAGAAATTGGCCAACGATGA
- a CDS encoding M13 family metallopeptidase codes for MTAGIDSSDLSTTVRPQDDLYRYANGPWLDRTEIPADKAIYGAFHALLDSAERDVRTIVEQVAATAAEQPAGSEARKIGDLFTSFMDTGTIERLGAAPIADQLELAASVKDVDSLVAALGQLELQGVPGVFYYGADIDAKKSDEYIIYASQGGISLPDESYYREDSFAEVRTAYVAHVARMLELAGLPDPSAAAERIMALETRLAKGHWDRVSNRDVTATYNKVDRAGLEALTPGFDWAIWLSNAGVPDSAFAQLVVRQPDYLTAAAGALQEIDLEHWKEWLSWRIVHGAAPLLSQAFVDENFAFYGKTLTGAPELRERWKRGLGVVDSALGEAVGQLYVAEHFPPAAKARMVELVGHLVEAYRQRIEALDWMGPETRRRALDKLATFTPKIGYPDKWKNYSGLEVSADDLVGNIRRSVAVETERDLAKLGQPIDKTEWLMTPQTVNAYYNPRMNEIVFPAAILHPPFFDLDADDAVNYGSIGAVIGHEIGHGFDDQGSKYDGEGNLSDWWTDEDRAAFEVRTAKLVAQYDVLEPTDAPGHTVNGELTLGENIGDLGGLSIAYVAYTLSLGDAEFPTVDGLTGPQRFFLAWALGWSSKAREAEAIRRLAIDPHSPPEFRCNAVVRNIDAFHQAFGTAESDGMWLAPEDRVRIW; via the coding sequence ATGACAGCAGGGATCGACAGCTCGGATCTGTCCACGACGGTCCGGCCGCAGGACGACCTGTACCGGTATGCCAACGGGCCGTGGCTGGACCGCACGGAGATCCCGGCGGACAAGGCGATCTACGGCGCATTTCACGCGCTGCTGGACAGCGCGGAGCGCGACGTCCGGACGATCGTCGAGCAGGTCGCGGCCACGGCCGCGGAGCAGCCGGCCGGCAGCGAGGCGCGCAAGATCGGTGACCTGTTCACCAGCTTCATGGACACCGGGACGATCGAGCGGCTCGGCGCCGCTCCGATCGCCGACCAGCTCGAGCTGGCCGCCTCGGTGAAAGACGTGGACAGCCTGGTCGCCGCGCTCGGGCAGTTGGAGCTGCAGGGCGTCCCTGGGGTCTTCTACTACGGCGCGGACATCGACGCGAAGAAGTCCGACGAGTACATTATCTACGCCAGCCAGGGCGGCATCAGCCTGCCGGACGAGTCCTACTACCGGGAGGACTCCTTCGCCGAGGTGCGTACGGCGTACGTCGCGCACGTCGCCCGGATGCTCGAGCTCGCCGGCCTGCCAGACCCCAGCGCTGCCGCCGAGCGGATCATGGCGCTCGAGACCCGGCTGGCCAAGGGCCACTGGGACCGGGTGAGCAACCGCGACGTCACCGCGACCTACAACAAGGTCGACCGGGCCGGGCTCGAAGCGCTCACCCCCGGCTTCGACTGGGCCATCTGGCTGTCCAACGCCGGTGTCCCCGACTCGGCCTTCGCGCAACTGGTGGTTCGTCAACCGGACTACCTGACCGCGGCCGCCGGGGCCCTGCAGGAGATCGACCTGGAGCACTGGAAGGAGTGGCTGAGCTGGCGCATCGTGCACGGCGCCGCGCCGCTGCTGAGCCAGGCCTTCGTCGACGAGAACTTCGCCTTCTACGGCAAGACCCTGACCGGCGCGCCGGAGCTGCGTGAGCGCTGGAAGCGCGGCCTGGGCGTGGTCGACTCCGCGCTCGGTGAGGCGGTCGGCCAGTTGTATGTGGCCGAGCACTTCCCGCCGGCCGCCAAGGCCCGGATGGTCGAGCTGGTCGGACACCTGGTCGAGGCCTATCGGCAACGGATCGAAGCGCTCGACTGGATGGGTCCGGAGACCCGGCGGCGCGCGCTCGACAAGCTCGCCACCTTCACGCCGAAGATCGGCTACCCGGACAAGTGGAAGAACTACAGCGGCCTCGAGGTCAGCGCCGACGACCTGGTCGGCAACATCCGCCGCTCGGTCGCGGTGGAGACCGAGCGCGACCTGGCCAAGCTGGGGCAGCCGATCGACAAGACCGAGTGGCTGATGACGCCGCAGACGGTCAACGCGTACTACAACCCGCGGATGAACGAGATCGTCTTCCCGGCCGCGATCCTGCACCCGCCGTTCTTCGACCTGGATGCCGACGACGCGGTCAACTACGGCTCGATCGGCGCCGTGATCGGTCATGAGATCGGCCACGGCTTCGACGACCAGGGCTCGAAGTACGACGGCGAGGGCAATCTCAGCGACTGGTGGACCGACGAGGATCGCGCCGCCTTCGAGGTGCGTACCGCGAAGCTCGTCGCGCAGTACGACGTACTGGAGCCGACCGACGCGCCTGGCCACACGGTCAACGGCGAGCTGACCCTCGGCGAGAACATCGGCGACCTCGGCGGCCTGTCGATCGCCTACGTCGCCTACACGCTCTCGCTGGGTGACGCGGAGTTCCCGACCGTGGACGGGCTCACCGGCCCCCAACGCTTCTTCCTCGCCTGGGCCCTCGGCTGGTCCAGCAAAGCTCGCGAGGCCGAAGCGATCCGCCGTCTCGCGATCGACCCGCACTCCCCGCCGGAGTTCCGCTGCAACGCGGTCGTCCGCAACATCGACGCCTTCCACCAGGCATTCGGAACCGCGGAGTCCGACGGCATGTGGCTGGCGCCTGAGGATCGAGTGCGTATCTGGTAG